The Actinomycetota bacterium DNA segment GACCGGTTAAAGTTGAAAAAGCTGCAATCATTAAATGCTGCTTGAGATCAAATAAGAGACTGTAAAGTTTTTTGTGTAAACTCCTGATTTATATAAATAGCCAAACAACTTATAAAACAACTAAAGCATTTCTTTGACTCTTACAAGCAAATAACCCTTGGCCATTAGTCCGTTAATGATTTCCGGAAGAGCATTGACCGTCTCATGGCCTCCTACATGCATAAGCACTATTCCTCCGTCAGATGCATTTTCCAGCACTCTTCCGATCACATAGTCTTTGGTTATCACCGTTCCATTAAGTTCTTTTGCCCAGTCATGGCTGTCAACAGTCCACATTACTGTGTATCGGTACCCTTCCTCATTTAGTATCGTCAATACCCTCTCATTATATTCACCGTATGGGGGACGGAATAAATCAGCATCAAATCCCGTAATATCTTTTATTATTCGTGTTGTTTCTGAAATTTCATTTCTGATTTCTTCATCACTCATTTCATTCATATGGCCATGAGTAAGAGAATGATTTTCCAGATCATGGCCCCTGCTTACAATATCTAAAGCGATTTCAGGATGGTCTTTTGCCCAAAGCCCTCGTGTGAAAAAGGTAGCTTTTATACCGAATTCGTCAAGAATGTCCAGAAGCTGTTCTGCATTTTCATATTCCCATCCTGAATCAAAAGTAAGCGCCATCTTCATGCATTCCGGATTTGTTCTGCCATTTGTTATAACTATCGACGGTTCCCCGGGCTTTAATGTAGAAGTTGTTTCTTCAATGGTCTCCCTGCCTGGCTGCTTATTCTCAGCACTGCTGTCAGTAACTGTATCTTCTTTTGTTGAAACCATTGAAGAGCCGGTAGCCGGTAAAGACATACTGCATGAGAATAAATAAAAACTCATCAGTAGTAAAATAAAAGTGAAAATAATCAATCCCGGAAACAATTTGTTTTTCATGATTCTTTTAATTAAAAATATTTATAAAGCTGACTGAATTCTAACATTGCGCTTAACTTTGGTATCAGCTTGGGTAGAATTATCTGCATCAATTGATATGGCAGTAAATTAATATCCCTCCTGCTTGTTTTAGTATTTAATAAATTAATTATATTGCCAGGATGTGGCCATAATCATATAGTTCTTTATTTATGGTCCTGGTTCCGGAGAAAACTTCATTAAAATCCACAATACATATATTATTATTTTGTATTGCAGTCATTGCATTGGTCTCTCCGGAAGCTATAAAATCAATTGCTTTTTTTGCAAACCGTGTAGCCAGAATCCGGTCCACAGCGCTTGGCGATCCGCCTCTCTGAATATGCCCAAGTACCGAAAATCTGACTTCATGATCTACAAGAAGCTTAATGGAAGAAGCAACTTCCTCTGCTTTGGCGGCACCCTCTGCTACAATAAGAAGCGTGTGCCTCTTGCCTTTCCTGTGATTTTTAATTGCATTTGATATCTTTACAAGATCCACTTTTATTTCAGGAATAAGGACATAATCAGCACCGCAGGCAAGACCTGATTTTATTGCAAGCTCACCAGAATTTCTCCCCATTACTTCTATGACAAAAATTCTTTCATGAGAGGAAGCTGTATCTCTTATTTTCGATATGAGACTTATTATTACATTCAGAGCTGTATCAAATCCAAGACTTTGATCGGTTCCATAAATATCATTATCAATAGTAGCAGGTATGCCTACAACTCTTACGCCAAGTTCATTTAAATCTCTTGCTCCCCTGAAAGAACCGTCCCCTCCTATTACCAGTAAAGCATCAATCGAATTTTCCTTAAGATTTTTTTTAGCTTTAAGAAGTCCTTCCGTAGTCTTAAATATTTCAGACCTGGCTGTATAAAGAACTGTTCCTCCCCTGTCGATTATCCCTCCGACAGAATTGTTGGAAAGAACTTCATAATTATT contains these protein-coding regions:
- a CDS encoding polysaccharide deacetylase family protein, whose amino-acid sequence is MSLPATGSSMVSTKEDTVTDSSAENKQPGRETIEETTSTLKPGEPSIVITNGRTNPECMKMALTFDSGWEYENAEQLLDILDEFGIKATFFTRGLWAKDHPEIALDIVSRGHDLENHSLTHGHMNEMSDEEIRNEISETTRIIKDITGFDADLFRPPYGEYNERVLTILNEEGYRYTVMWTVDSHDWAKELNGTVITKDYVIGRVLENASDGGIVLMHVGGHETVNALPEIINGLMAKGYLLVRVKEML
- the pfkA gene encoding 6-phosphofructokinase — encoded protein: MKKIGILTSGGDASGMNAAIRSAVRYAIYKKIEVYGYYEGFKGLVNNNYEVLSNNSVGGIIDRGGTVLYTARSEIFKTTEGLLKAKKNLKENSIDALLVIGGDGSFRGARDLNELGVRVVGIPATIDNDIYGTDQSLGFDTALNVIISLISKIRDTASSHERIFVIEVMGRNSGELAIKSGLACGADYVLIPEIKVDLVKISNAIKNHRKGKRHTLLIVAEGAAKAEEVASSIKLLVDHEVRFSVLGHIQRGGSPSAVDRILATRFAKKAIDFIASGETNAMTAIQNNNICIVDFNEVFSGTRTINKELYDYGHILAI